In Centroberyx gerrardi isolate f3 chromosome 7, fCenGer3.hap1.cur.20231027, whole genome shotgun sequence, the sequence GCTGCTAGAGAGAACTATTCATCTCGCCAGAAAAAGTTCCGCTTCACATCTAGAGGCTCACGTTTGGTGCTAGAACAGGAGGGAAAGGACAAGCTCCATAATGAACACCATTATCTCCGTGGTTTATATCGTTTAGTGCTGTCACGGTCCCTCCTTCATGTTTTGTCAGGAATGTTCATGTATGTGTTGTATTGATAATGAGGGTGTGTGCCGTGTGCTACATGACTGGGACCGATATGGAGCAGCCGGCAACAGGAATGGAAACACGGTGAGGACGGGAGATTATCATGGTGAGTTGAGAACGGCTTTTGTTTATTTAAGATGGATATACggctttatttctctctttgatAGAAAGGTGTTCGCGCTCAAATCAATATTTGAGATAGGCTACACCACTATCATTTGAACGGCTGGTATTATGATTATAATTTTTGTATAAATATGCAATTTGCTTGCGCTTTGACATTATAGCTTTGTATGTAGGTTActgcaatttttttattttaagatttgaATTTAGTAAAGATCGACGAGGAATTAATGTCAATTATGCTTTGTACTTAAGCAATTGATATCTACTtcaaagtttgtttgtttgtttttgttttgttttttgcttaaatgatgaaaacagaatataaacagaGAAACTGCGtctgttattttttctttctttttttaatcacgTGATCAGTCATATGACTTTCCAGAACAATTCTATTGTCATTTGTCACCTCTTGCTTTATGTTGGCAACTGTGGACGGGTTGAGGCAGTTGTAGAGGTTTACATAAGCAAAGAGAATAGTCACCTGTTGCATGAAGCTACCACAACACTACTGTGGCAACCTGGTAAAACAGATGTCAAACATGATCAAACTGTCATTTAATATTCCCTGAAAAACACTATAAGAATACATAAGAACAAATCTGAATAAAGTAGTGATATTTGCAACATCGTGCCCAGGCGGACCCAGACGTGTCAGCGCAGAGCGGGGGCTACGATGTGGAGCTGTTTGTGGACACTCCAGACTACGACCTGATCTGCACCATCTGCCAGGGGGTCCTCAGGTGTCCAGTGAGAGCTGCGTGCCACCACATCTTCTGCAAGAAATGCATTTTACAGTGGCTGAAGAGGTACTGAATACGCCTCACCACAAGCACAACATGGATCAATACCACTGGATGAGAATGTGTTACAATGATACTGTATTAGAGTGTTGTTAATCTCCAGTCCAAACTGAAGGACAGGACTAATGGTTATTTATCCACCAGGCAGGAGACCTGCCCCTGCTGCAGAAAGCCTGTTCACCAGAGCTTGATCTTTGTCATGTTCAAGCTGAGCAAGTCTATCGGACGCTTGAAGGTCAAGGTAGgaaacagaaaatggaaaaatccaattatgtaggctacatatcCAAAATATACTAAGCGTATACAAAATGCCACAGAGATAGTTAGGCAATTCTTATGATGTCTCTTATAAACGTGTATTACTTTGTATCTGGGTTCCTCCAGTGTAAGAATGAGATCCGCGGCTGTCCGGAGACCTTCCCCCTGTCGGAGCAGTACTGCCACAGCATGAGCTGCCTGTACGAGCTCATCCCCTGCCCTTACCAGGGCTGCCGGGCGCAGCTGCTCCGCAGGGACCTGGACACCCACGCCCGCCACTGCGAGCACTGGCGCCAGCCCTGCCACATGGGCTGTGGAACGGTGCTGTCCCACCGCACCCAGGCCCAGCATAACTGCTACAAGCAGCTGAGGCAGGAGTACGAGGCCAGACAGAGGAACCACAGGGCGATTGCCGCCGCTCTGCAAcggaagatgaggaggatgcAGAGCACCATGGCCCACATGAAGAGGCAGATCGGGCTGATCTGCGAGAGCCTGGAGGTGATGGATGACCTgcaggaggtggaagaggaggaccTTGGAGAGACCAGTGGCAGCTCCACCGGGACgctgagcagcagcaacagcagctcctGATGGACGagccaagctgctgctgtggacCGGCCATGCTGTATATAATTTGAACATGTGTATAATTTCTTTGCAGGTGTGTTTTTGATGATGTAGGTAGGTGTATGATTGAAATGGTTGAATTTGTAACAAGTTTGCTCCGTTGCTTTGtctattttgtaaataaagtaataaacaTTACACTGTCATCATTGCCCTTTTTAATCTATAGGCCTATTCAAGAGAAGAGCAGCTATTATGTAGACCATGAAGGTTTGTTGACAAGTGATGATGGATGCTCCTCAACAAACTAATGTATAGGCCTTTTGGAATGATGATGTATATATGCATTCATGTTGTAATGAAATTCACAAATGACATCAAGAAAACTAGCTCATTCATTCTGAAAGGAAAGCTAAAACAAGAAAAGTTTTTGAGGAGCGTGAGTCAGTTTACTAGGTGTAGGGAGATGGCCTGTCATTGCATTTGctacagaaacaacaaaacagccggtttgaaaactgtcaaagaaaatgtaaacatgtttgTGATTGGGTgttgtaaatttgtaaattCATTTCCAGAGTTTTGCAGCTGTTTTGATGATAAAAAGGTTTGAACTTTCACCTGAAGCTTTAGACATGGCCTGGAAAGGTGTGCATACATTGATATCTGATCAGGATAATGTATTTGTTCAGTAATTTCTTTGCATTATGCCTATTCCAGACTCAGATATAACA encodes:
- the LOC139928638 gene encoding RING finger protein 151-like encodes the protein MADPDVSAQSGGYDVELFVDTPDYDLICTICQGVLRCPVRAACHHIFCKKCILQWLKRQETCPCCRKPVHQSLIFVMFKLSKSIGRLKVKCKNEIRGCPETFPLSEQYCHSMSCLYELIPCPYQGCRAQLLRRDLDTHARHCEHWRQPCHMGCGTVLSHRTQAQHNCYKQLRQEYEARQRNHRAIAAALQRKMRRMQSTMAHMKRQIGLICESLEVMDDLQEVEEEDLGETSGSSTGTLSSSNSSS